DNA from Triticum dicoccoides isolate Atlit2015 ecotype Zavitan unplaced genomic scaffold, WEW_v2.0 scaffold32461, whole genome shotgun sequence:
AACAAGCTGGAAGCCAATATGGAACCCCTTCGGAACCTCCTCACCGACGCCGAGAGGAGGCGCATCACTGACAGGAGCGTGCAGGCATGGGTGACCAAGCTCAAGAGCGCCATGTACGAGGCCTCTGACATCCTTGATCTTTGCCAGCTTGAGGCCATGGACCGAAAGGACAAGCAACACTCCAGTGGCTTATGCCTCCGACTCCGGGAGAAGCTGCCATTTCTGGGCTGCCTCGGGGATAAGCTGCAGGGTGTCCTCCAGCCCTTTCTCTTCTGCATGCAGAACCCCGGATTCGCCAACGAGGTAGGCGGACGCATCAAGACTCTCAACGAGGAGCTGGCCACCATCCGCCAGGGTGTCGCTAACTTCAAATTCATTGACCTTGGCTCCTATGAGGAAAGGCGGAGGCCGCCGACCAGTTCGGCCTCCTACCCCAAGCGTGAAAACGCACAGTTCGTCCAATCAGATCTCGTGGGGGATCAAATCAAGAGGAATACAGAGAAACTGGTGCAGAAGCTAATCTCAACCatggttttcaatttcagtttCAGAAAAATTTCAGCATCAACCGAAATCACTGAAATTCAGTGATTTCAGTTTCCATTTCAGCCAAATGACCGAAATATTCACTTGGGTTCAATtaaaaatttgaaaattttaaaaaatatttcaaaaaaatattgGAATTGTTGTGCTATACTGAaattgctgaaatattttggccAAAACGTAATATTTCAGTGTTTGCTGAAATTACTGAAATTCAGCGAATTTCACCGTAAActcactgaaagtgaaaaccatgATCTCAACCGACCGCcacaaccatggtagaagcaacatCGTCAATGTGGTGGCCATTGTTGGCCAGGGCGGCATAGGCAAGAGCACGCTCGCCAAGAAGGTCTTCGCAAGCGAGGCCATCAAGGAGGAGTTCAAAACCAAGATATGGCTGAGCGTCACTCAACAGTTCACCAAGGTGGACCTGCTAAGGGCCGCCATCTCCCAAGCTGGGGGGAATAAGCATGGTGATGAGAAGGACGAGACCATACTTGTGAACGTCCTCACCAACACCCTATCAAACAACAAGTTTCTGTTGGTCATGGATGATGTGTGGAACCAACAAGCATGGGAAAACGTGCTCCGCACCCCCATTCTTAATGCTGCCGGTACACAACCAGGAAGCCGGGTATTGGTTACCTCAAGAATGGTTGATGTTGTTGAGAGCATGGGAGCTTCCATCCTGCGTGTCAACACACTAAACAATGAAGATGCTTGGTGCTTGCTAAAGAAACAGCTGCCGCAGCCACAGGTCAGTAACTCATCTGTTTTACAAACAAGTACAATATTTTGGACATCAATTTAGTTAAACTTTATCTAGCAGTACATGTTACACATTTGGATTGGATATATTGATAATCATATATGTGTGCATTTGTATATCAATTTTATTAAATATTTTCTCCAGTATTGTTTATGGCATTGGTTCGACCGCCAACAAATACATTTGACTGCTGCTTTGGATTCCTGTAGGTTAAAGGGAAATTGTATTACTAGTATTTATGGCAAATTGAATAGCTCCATTTTCACATGGAAAACCTTATGTATCTGATACGATGCGTGATGGTTTTAAGTTGCGGTGGAACGCAAGTCCTACATTGACAAGAAAATGAGAACGTTGATATGCGAGGATATGTGAATCCATAATCGGTCAGATCAAATTAAAATGGAAAAGTATAGAGAATTGTGCATAAATTTAATCTTAGAATTTTAATTTAGATAGGAAAATATTTAGTTAAATAAATTTGAGTTCTTTCAAAGTTTTTGATACAGGTTGGAAACTATGTTTCAAATCTTAGTTTGGAATTTTCATATAACTAGATTCtgtaaattttgaatttttttagt
Protein-coding regions in this window:
- the LOC119345872 gene encoding putative disease resistance protein RGA3 — protein: MAAVLDALATRVMNTILDMGEEKISMLLGVSQEINKLEANMEPLRNLLTDAERRRITDRSVQAWVTKLKSAMYEASDILDLCQLEAMDRKDKQHSSGLCLRLREKLPFLGCLGDKLQGVLQPFLFCMQNPGFANEVGGRIKTLNEELATIRQGVANFKFIDLGSYEERRRPPTSSASYPKRENAQFVQSDLVGDQIKRNTEKLVQKLISTNRHNHGRSNIVNVVAIVGQGGIGKSTLAKKVFASEAIKEEFKTKIWLSVTQQFTKVDLLRAAISQAGGNKHGDEKDETILVNVLTNTLSNNKFLLVMDDVWNQQAWENVLRTPILNAAGTQPGSRVLVTSRMVDVVESMGASILRVNTLNNEDAWCLLKKQLPQPQVGVGSDFDELKDIGMKIVKKCDGLPLAIKVM